Proteins found in one Pseudoxanthomonas sp. SL93 genomic segment:
- a CDS encoding diguanylate cyclase: MKQGWWSLLLVLALLPTAHAREGNIARIDRIQSVALEQQAGQRAGLFSERRFDAGGDVARVIGNGEWRLQPSPGVAEPLLVIHHPYSARVTVLDRPGGTPRVQDLFTRDLDPQYLRRTLVFPLMGDGPVYVKVEGARYPLHVSVEPRARHIADDLDHQRRLLPALGVVLGVSLAVLLFWAMLRDRVYLLYAATMLLQLLFMLCSYGEAYTLPYLRELARFGAPGIWAINTLATIALVYLWLDYADLRRVTPRLSLLLRVVGVYVSAVMLVLLLLPWPADKAWFPDIANGVFLLTNLIAIITLALAWTRGQRHAGYVLIAWVPLVVFTLWRALRFSGGEQVDPWLDYGLPLVQAFNAVVLALGLADRMRTFRRERDSAKQHAERDVLTGVLNRGGIEHRLDWAVIEMQREHIPVSLLFIDLDHFKKINDRHGHALGDACLRAVTRVVSGEFQYGDQLGRLGGEEFVLVLAGADLVTATHIAERVRTRIQQGCRVVDGVTVELTASIGVAPGLPGDTVAALIARADQAMYAAKRAGRNRVMAHGAAPVAETKEAPEGASVD; the protein is encoded by the coding sequence ATGAAACAGGGGTGGTGGTCGCTACTGCTCGTGCTGGCCCTGCTGCCCACGGCCCATGCGCGCGAGGGGAACATCGCGCGGATCGACCGTATCCAGTCCGTCGCACTGGAGCAGCAGGCTGGACAGCGCGCCGGACTGTTTTCCGAGCGCCGGTTCGATGCCGGTGGCGATGTCGCGCGCGTGATCGGCAACGGTGAGTGGCGGCTGCAGCCTTCCCCCGGCGTCGCCGAACCACTTCTGGTCATCCACCATCCCTACAGCGCGCGCGTGACCGTGCTGGACCGGCCCGGCGGCACGCCGCGCGTGCAGGACCTGTTCACCCGCGACCTCGACCCGCAGTACCTGCGACGCACGCTGGTCTTCCCGCTGATGGGCGACGGGCCGGTCTACGTGAAGGTGGAAGGCGCGCGCTACCCGCTGCACGTGTCGGTCGAACCGCGTGCGCGGCACATCGCCGACGACCTGGACCACCAGCGTCGCCTGCTGCCCGCACTGGGCGTGGTGCTGGGCGTGTCGCTGGCGGTGCTGCTGTTCTGGGCGATGCTGCGCGACCGCGTCTATCTGCTGTATGCGGCGACCATGCTGCTGCAGCTGCTCTTCATGCTGTGCTCGTACGGCGAGGCCTACACGCTGCCCTATCTGCGCGAGCTGGCACGCTTCGGCGCGCCGGGCATCTGGGCCATCAACACGCTGGCCACCATCGCGCTGGTCTACCTGTGGCTGGATTACGCCGACCTGCGCCGGGTCACCCCCCGGCTGAGCCTGCTGCTGCGCGTGGTGGGCGTGTATGTCAGTGCCGTGATGCTGGTGTTGCTGCTGCTGCCATGGCCGGCGGACAAGGCGTGGTTTCCGGACATCGCCAATGGCGTGTTCCTGCTGACCAACCTCATCGCGATCATCACGCTGGCGCTGGCATGGACGCGCGGGCAGCGGCATGCCGGCTACGTGCTGATCGCGTGGGTGCCTCTGGTGGTCTTCACCCTGTGGCGCGCCCTCCGTTTCAGCGGCGGTGAGCAGGTGGACCCGTGGCTGGACTACGGCCTGCCGCTGGTGCAGGCCTTCAACGCAGTGGTGCTCGCGCTCGGCCTGGCCGACCGCATGCGCACCTTCCGGCGCGAGCGCGACAGCGCCAAGCAGCACGCGGAACGCGACGTGCTGACCGGCGTGCTGAACCGCGGTGGCATCGAACACCGGCTGGACTGGGCCGTCATCGAGATGCAGCGCGAACACATCCCGGTCTCGCTGCTCTTCATCGATCTGGACCACTTCAAGAAGATCAACGACCGCCACGGCCACGCGCTGGGCGATGCCTGCCTGCGCGCTGTGACGCGCGTGGTCAGTGGCGAGTTCCAGTACGGCGACCAGCTGGGCCGGCTGGGCGGTGAGGAGTTCGTGCTGGTGCTCGCTGGTGCCGACCTCGTCACCGCCACCCACATCGCCGAACGCGTGCGCACACGCATCCAGCAGGGCTGCCGGGTGGTGGACGGCGTAACAGTGGAACTGACCGCCAGCATCGGCGTCGCGCCCGGCCTGCCGGGCGACACCGTCGCCGCGCTGATCGCGCGGGCCGACCAGGCCATGTACGCGGCCAAGCGCGCCGGCCGCAACCGGGTCATGGCGCATGGCGCGGCGCCGGTCGCGGAAACGAAAGAGGCGCCCGAAGGCGCCTCCGTCGACTGA
- a CDS encoding amidohydrolase family protein, translated as MSRRSLICGGALVLAFAATLPAFAQDMLIRNATVHTAGAQGTLKNADVLVRNGVIQAVGSGLAAPAGAGVVDAGGKALTPALFGGITEIGIEEVSGESSTDDAAVTLTNQPMRPEFDVTLAYNPASVLIPVARVEGLGFTLLGATTGGSFIAGQGGVVRLDGSVDPIGPRALFVRLGSAASDLSGKSRAAQWMLLDQMVAEARGRVPADSPHALLTPAGRATLARYLAGNGRIVVAVNRAADIRQLLRWAQRENVRIAIAGGAEAWKLAPQLAQAKVPVFVDALADLPADFDQIGATLENAARLEAAGVSVGFSQAGDASHNARKIRQLAGNAVANGLPWEDGLAGLTRVPAEAFGVADRVGSIAPGKVADLVLWSGDPLDIANTAEQVWLGGRAMPMRSRQTELRDRYLQQAGPLPRAYSR; from the coding sequence ATGAGCCGTCGCTCCCTCATCTGCGGCGGCGCACTGGTGCTGGCGTTCGCCGCCACACTCCCCGCCTTCGCGCAGGACATGCTGATCCGCAATGCCACCGTGCACACCGCGGGCGCGCAGGGCACGCTGAAGAACGCCGATGTGCTGGTGCGCAACGGCGTCATCCAGGCCGTGGGCAGCGGCCTTGCCGCGCCGGCCGGCGCCGGCGTGGTGGACGCCGGCGGCAAGGCGCTGACGCCGGCATTGTTCGGCGGCATCACCGAGATCGGCATCGAGGAAGTCTCGGGCGAATCGTCCACCGACGACGCCGCCGTGACACTGACCAATCAGCCGATGCGCCCGGAGTTCGACGTGACGCTGGCGTACAACCCGGCCTCGGTGCTGATCCCGGTGGCGCGCGTGGAAGGCCTGGGCTTCACGCTGCTGGGCGCTACCACCGGTGGCTCCTTCATCGCCGGCCAGGGCGGCGTGGTGCGGCTGGACGGCAGCGTGGACCCGATCGGTCCGCGTGCGCTGTTCGTGCGACTGGGCAGTGCGGCGTCGGACCTGAGCGGCAAGTCGCGTGCGGCGCAATGGATGCTGCTGGACCAGATGGTGGCCGAGGCACGTGGCCGGGTGCCGGCGGATTCGCCGCACGCCCTGCTCACGCCGGCAGGCCGCGCGACGCTGGCGCGCTACCTGGCCGGCAACGGTCGCATCGTGGTGGCGGTGAACCGCGCCGCGGACATCCGCCAGCTGCTGCGCTGGGCGCAACGCGAGAACGTGCGCATCGCCATCGCCGGTGGTGCGGAAGCGTGGAAGCTGGCGCCGCAGCTAGCGCAGGCGAAGGTGCCGGTCTTCGTCGATGCGCTGGCCGACCTGCCGGCCGACTTCGACCAGATCGGCGCAACGCTGGAAAACGCCGCACGCCTCGAAGCCGCCGGCGTCAGCGTCGGCTTCAGCCAGGCCGGCGACGCCTCGCACAATGCGCGCAAGATCCGCCAGCTGGCGGGCAATGCGGTCGCCAACGGCCTGCCGTGGGAAGACGGGCTGGCCGGGCTGACGAGGGTGCCGGCGGAAGCGTTCGGCGTGGCCGACCGCGTCGGCAGCATCGCGCCGGGCAAGGTCGCCGACCTGGTGCTGTGGAGCGGCGATCCGCTGGACATCGCCAACACGGCCGAGCAGGTATGGCTGGGTGGTCGCGCCATGCCGATGCGTTCGCGCCAGACCGAACTGCGCGACCGCTACCTGCAGCAGGCCGGTCCACTGCCGCGCGCCTACAGCCGCTGA
- a CDS encoding amidohydrolase, with product MRMTLLAGLALALLGADAGAATPGSRFTQDPYPSTYRALPSGPVLLTNATVLTGTGERLDGADVLLADGRITAVGRGLPAPEGTTRVDATGKWITPGLIDVHSHLGVYPNPGMKAHSDGNEATAPVTANVWAEHSIWAQDPGFHTALAGGVTSMQILPGSANLVGGRGVTLKNVPSTSYQGMKFPGAPWGLKMACGENPKRVYGGKAGPSTRMGNVAGYRAAFIDASEYLKKNAPKPQQPKKKRWWERANGNGSEDSSGDTGGKRDLKLDTLAGAINGEILVHIHCYRADEMLTMLDLAKEFGFKVAAFHHGVEAYKLADRLAQDNVCGALWADWWGFKMEAFDGIQENIALVDRPANSCAIVHSDSDEGIQRLNQEAAKVMANARRAGMGEIAPERAIRWVTSNAAKSLGIAERTGTLEAGKMADVVVWNQNPFSVYARAEQVYIDGARIYDRNDRSRQPVSDFMLGQEVTP from the coding sequence ATGCGAATGACCTTGCTGGCCGGGCTTGCCCTGGCCCTGCTGGGCGCGGATGCCGGCGCGGCCACGCCCGGTTCCCGCTTCACCCAGGACCCTTACCCCAGCACCTACCGCGCCCTGCCGTCGGGTCCGGTGCTGCTGACCAACGCCACCGTGCTGACCGGCACCGGCGAGCGCCTCGACGGCGCCGACGTGCTGCTGGCCGACGGCAGGATCACCGCCGTGGGCCGCGGACTGCCCGCACCGGAAGGCACCACGCGCGTGGATGCCACCGGCAAGTGGATCACGCCCGGCCTGATCGACGTGCATTCCCATCTGGGCGTGTACCCCAACCCCGGCATGAAGGCGCACAGCGACGGCAACGAAGCCACCGCGCCGGTGACGGCGAACGTGTGGGCCGAGCATTCGATCTGGGCCCAGGACCCGGGCTTCCACACGGCGCTGGCCGGCGGCGTCACCTCGATGCAGATCCTGCCGGGCTCGGCCAATCTGGTGGGCGGGCGTGGGGTGACGCTGAAGAACGTGCCCTCCACCAGTTACCAGGGCATGAAGTTCCCCGGCGCACCGTGGGGTCTGAAGATGGCCTGCGGCGAGAACCCCAAGCGCGTCTACGGCGGTAAGGCCGGCCCGTCCACGCGCATGGGCAACGTGGCCGGTTACCGCGCCGCGTTCATCGATGCCAGCGAGTACCTGAAGAAGAACGCGCCCAAGCCGCAGCAGCCGAAGAAGAAGCGCTGGTGGGAACGCGCCAACGGCAACGGCAGCGAGGACAGTTCCGGCGATACCGGCGGCAAGCGCGACCTGAAGCTGGACACGCTGGCCGGCGCGATCAATGGCGAGATCCTGGTGCACATCCACTGCTACCGCGCCGACGAGATGCTCACCATGCTGGACCTGGCCAAGGAGTTCGGCTTCAAGGTGGCCGCGTTCCACCACGGCGTGGAAGCCTACAAGCTGGCCGACCGCCTGGCGCAGGACAATGTCTGCGGCGCGCTGTGGGCGGACTGGTGGGGCTTCAAGATGGAGGCCTTCGATGGCATCCAGGAGAACATCGCTCTGGTCGACCGCCCGGCCAACAGCTGCGCCATCGTGCATTCGGATTCGGACGAAGGCATCCAGCGCTTGAACCAGGAAGCGGCGAAGGTGATGGCCAACGCGCGCCGCGCCGGCATGGGCGAGATCGCACCGGAACGCGCCATCCGCTGGGTGACCAGCAATGCCGCCAAGTCGCTGGGCATCGCCGAGCGCACCGGCACGCTGGAGGCCGGCAAGATGGCCGACGTGGTGGTGTGGAACCAGAATCCTTTCAGCGTCTACGCCCGGGCCGAGCAGGTCTACATCGACGGCGCGCGCATCTATGACCGCAACGACCGCAGCCGGCAACCGGTCTCGGACTTCATGCTCGGCCAGGAGGTGACGCCATGA
- a CDS encoding AMP nucleosidase encodes MKDKNEIVDNWLPRYTGVPLDQFGDHILLTNFGGYLHVFSQLTGAPVVGLDRPMASATADGITMINFGMGSPNAATMMDLLSATMPKAVLFLGKCGGLKRKNQLGDLVLPIAAIRGEGTSNDYMLPEVPALPAFALQRAVSTMIRDLGHDYWTGTVYTTNRRVWEHDEAFKEYLRKLRCMAIDMETATVFAAGFANRIPCGALLLVSDQPMIPEGIKTEASDAKVSSSFVENHITIGIEALKLIRRNGKSVRHLRFDE; translated from the coding sequence ATGAAAGACAAGAACGAGATCGTCGACAACTGGCTGCCGCGCTACACCGGCGTGCCGCTGGACCAGTTCGGCGACCACATCCTGCTGACCAACTTCGGCGGCTACCTGCACGTGTTCTCGCAGCTGACCGGCGCGCCCGTCGTCGGCCTGGACCGTCCCATGGCCAGCGCCACCGCCGACGGCATCACCATGATCAACTTCGGCATGGGCAGCCCCAACGCCGCGACGATGATGGACCTGCTGTCGGCCACCATGCCCAAGGCGGTGCTGTTCCTGGGCAAGTGCGGCGGCCTGAAGCGGAAGAACCAGCTGGGCGACCTGGTGCTGCCCATCGCCGCCATCCGTGGCGAGGGCACCAGCAACGACTACATGCTGCCGGAGGTACCGGCGTTGCCGGCGTTCGCGCTGCAGCGCGCGGTGTCCACGATGATCCGCGACCTGGGCCACGACTACTGGACCGGCACCGTCTACACCACCAACCGCCGCGTCTGGGAACACGACGAGGCGTTCAAGGAATACCTGCGCAAGTTGCGCTGCATGGCCATCGACATGGAAACCGCCACCGTGTTCGCCGCCGGCTTCGCCAACCGCATTCCCTGCGGCGCGCTGCTGCTGGTCAGCGACCAGCCGATGATCCCGGAAGGCATCAAGACCGAAGCCTCCGACGCCAAGGTCAGCTCGTCGTTCGTCGAGAACCACATCACCATCGGCATCGAAGCGCTCAAGCTGATCCGCCGCAACGGGAAGTCGGTGCGGCATCTGCGGTTTGATGAGTAA
- a CDS encoding DUF695 domain-containing protein, protein MLPAAMMAAAPVTEQGQRIWATAIAKHQTLDRAIVYRYIQDFEPGFERNALPHRIDILWEYASSSGMPSVEERQRMDAAEDAIAPSVGQDGAAVLVYVETGEGLRRWSFYVRSEGEFMQRLNGALSLASPLPIQLEASSDPDWSLHDQFLNGLEAPLQEVPSE, encoded by the coding sequence ATGCTTCCTGCTGCGATGATGGCAGCCGCACCAGTTACCGAACAGGGCCAGCGAATCTGGGCGACCGCGATCGCGAAGCACCAGACGCTCGATCGCGCCATCGTTTATCGATACATCCAGGATTTCGAACCTGGCTTCGAAAGAAATGCGCTTCCACACCGCATCGATATTCTCTGGGAGTACGCTTCGTCATCGGGCATGCCCTCTGTCGAAGAGCGCCAGCGCATGGACGCCGCGGAGGATGCCATTGCACCAAGTGTCGGGCAGGATGGTGCAGCCGTTCTGGTGTATGTCGAGACCGGAGAAGGATTGCGACGATGGAGTTTTTATGTCCGTTCAGAAGGCGAGTTTATGCAACGGCTGAACGGTGCACTTAGCTTGGCCAGCCCACTACCCATCCAGCTTGAGGCATCGAGCGACCCCGATTGGTCGTTGCATGATCAATTCCTCAATGGGTTGGAAGCACCATTGCAAGAAGTGCCTTCCGAATGA
- a CDS encoding DUF924 family protein — protein MNESNNVITFWRNAGYEKWFASDDAFDAEFDQRFRGLHFRAARRELEGWMGDAEGALALVLLLDQFPRNCFRESAHSYATDGLARHYAGRAIEAGFDTQVDPALKIFFYMPFEHSESLDDQQRSLDLFRATGDENYVKYAQLHYDLIARFGRFPHRNEAMGRTSTQEEREYLADGGFKG, from the coding sequence ATGAACGAATCCAACAACGTCATTACCTTCTGGCGCAACGCCGGTTACGAGAAGTGGTTCGCCAGCGACGATGCGTTCGATGCCGAATTCGACCAGCGGTTCCGCGGGCTGCACTTCCGTGCGGCGCGGCGGGAGCTGGAAGGGTGGATGGGCGATGCGGAAGGCGCGCTGGCGCTGGTGTTGTTGCTGGACCAGTTCCCGCGCAACTGCTTCCGCGAGAGCGCCCATTCCTACGCCACCGACGGGCTGGCCCGCCATTATGCGGGCCGCGCCATCGAGGCCGGATTCGATACGCAGGTGGATCCCGCGCTGAAGATCTTCTTCTACATGCCGTTCGAACATTCCGAATCGCTCGATGACCAGCAGCGTTCGCTGGATCTGTTCCGCGCCACCGGCGACGAGAATTACGTGAAGTACGCGCAGCTGCACTACGACCTGATCGCCCGCTTCGGCCGCTTCCCGCACCGCAACGAGGCGATGGGCCGCACGTCCACGCAGGAAGAGCGCGAGTACCTCGCCGACGGCGGTTTCAAGGGCTGA